One stretch of Lucilia cuprina isolate Lc7/37 chromosome 6, ASM2204524v1, whole genome shotgun sequence DNA includes these proteins:
- the LOC111688925 gene encoding putative fatty acyl-CoA reductase CG8306, translating to MAENLSSPIKKFYAGKNVFITGATGFVGVTIVEKLLRDIPEIGTVYLLMRAKKGKSVEQRLEELKKNSVFNKFKEQKLEARFAKIHPVEGDVGQEHLGLSEADRQLLINNVHVVFHSAATLDFFQTLKETTNINLRGTRRVVELCKQLSKLEALVHVSSAYVNSYITEVEEKLYPAPDDPEKIIDLAETLNDEALKELEPKLLKDHPNTYTFTKHLAEHEVAKVAGSIPCGIVRPSMITAAWQQPIPGWTISKNGPSGFFMGASKGVLRRLPLDPTLIMDYIPVDVVVNAIITTGYYVNALKLKNAGKPAELQIFHLTSSTYKPFRFEVLINKINTCLHEYPLQSAVWYPKLKLVKSLTLFRLGAILFHFIPGFFLDLLTRLAGGRPILMRLHKSVWNSLNTLEKFIFTEWHYDSKHTLALAKSMDPVDKEVFFLDIGPLNWEEYFQNTILGVREYLSKESPKNLEAARRKDKILLALHCALQLFFYFGVWKLLIAVFGLTSSKAALVLPLVYYLFNLI from the exons atggCGGA AAATCTATCTTCtcccattaaaaaattttatgccggtaaaaatgttttcattacgGGAGCGACTGGTTTCGTAGGTGTCACtattgttgagaaacttttacGTGATATACCCGAAATCGGTACAGTTTATCTCTTGATGAGAGCCAAAAAAGGCAAATCGGTAGAGCAGCGTTTGGAAGAACTTAAAAAGAATTcggtatttaataaatttaaagaacaaaaattggAAGCACGTTTTGCCAAAATCCATCCCGTTGAGGGTGATGTGGGTCAAGAACATTTAGGCCTTTCCGAAGCTGATCGTCAGTTATTAATCAATAATGTTCATGTAGTCTTTCATTCAGCTGCCACTTTGGATTTCTTTCAAACTTTAAAGGAGACCACTAATATCAATTTGAGAGGTACCCGCCGTGTAGTGGAATTGTGTAAACAATTGTCAAAATTAGAGGCTTTGGTACATGTTTCTAGTGCCTACGTCAATTCCTATATAACAGAAGTTGAAGAGAAATTGTATCCTGCTCCTGATGATCCAGAGAAAATAATCGATTTGGCAGAGACCTTAAATGATGAGGCTCTAAAGGAATTGGAACCCAA ATTGCTAAAAGATCACCCCAATACCTATACCTTTACCAAACATTTGGCTGAACATGAGGTGGCCAAAGTGGCGGGCAGTATACCCTGTGGCATTGTTAGGCCTAGTATGA TTACTGCTGCCTGGCAACAGCCCATTCCCGGCTGGACTATTTCGAAAAATGGTCCTTCTGGCTTTTTTATGGGTGCCTCTAAAGGAGTTTTGAGACGTTTGCCTTTGGATCCCACCCTGATTATGGATTATATTCCTGTAGATGTTGTCGTTAATGCCATTATAACCACGGGTTACTATGTGAATGCCTTAAA ACTAAAAAATGCCGGCAAACCCGCTGAATTACAAATATTCCACTTGACCTCCAGTACCTATAAACCCTTCCGTTTCGAGGTATTGattaataaaatcaatacaTGTTTACATGAATATCCTCTACAATCGGCAGTATG GTATCCCAAACTAAAGTTGGTGAAaagtttaactttattccgtTTGGGTGctatattatttcattttatacccGGTTTCTTTTTGGATTTGTTAACGAGATTGGCGGGCGGTAGACCCAT attaatGAGACTACACAAAAGTGTTTGGAATTCTTTGAATACTTtggaaaaattcatttttaccGAATGGCATTATGACAGCAAACATACTTTGGCTTTGGCAAAATCTATGGATCCGGTAGATAAAGAAGTATTTTTCTTAGATATTGGACCACTTAATTGGGAAGAATATTTCCAAAATACTATTTTGGGCGTAAGAGAATATTTGAGTAAGGAATCTCCCAAGAATTTGGAAGCTGCCAGACGCAAGGATAAGAT tttactGGCTCTTCATTGTGCTTTGCAATTGTTCTTTTACTTTGGCGTTTGGAAATTGTTGATTGCAGTATTCGGTTTAACCAGTTCGAAGGCTGCTTTAGTTTTAccacttgtttattatttatttaatttaatttaa
- the LOC111688926 gene encoding uncharacterized protein LOC111688926, with translation MQQFTHKENFLIANTLNCIPLLLQGQSVLIDLRNDCSVAGRIDNVDGHMNINLIEVVFINRLGQQFPFEEFMIRERMIRQLHIPRHVDMAKEIKEWCEQGCLKRPPRTRDSNKGKRTFKQKRAQERHREILQSIEESKQQQDIKAGELNTI, from the coding sequence ATGCAACAATTTACGCacaaagaaaactttcttataGCCAATACCCTCAACTGTATACCATTACTATTGCAAGGACAATCAGTGTTAATAGATTTACGCAATGATTGCTCCGTAGCCGGACGCATTGACAATGTTGATGGTCATATGAACATTAATCTAATAGAAGTGGTTTTTATCAATCGTTTGGGACAACAGTTTCCTTTTGAAGAGTTTATGATAAGAGAACGTATGATACGACAACTACACATACCCCGACATGTGGATATGGCCAAAGAAATCAAAGAATGGTGTGAGCAGGGCTGTCTAAAGAGGCCGCCAAGAACGAGGGACTCAAACAAAGGCAAAAGAACCTTTAAACAGAAGAGAGCACAAGAAAGACATCGTGAAATATTGCAGAGTATTGAAGAATCTAAACAACAACAAG
- the LOC111688928 gene encoding zinc finger protein 277 has product METSSKTTNKSSILPVLTFQATSAQQNKSDNSPITCIKCEETFQFPQQQDDYLGHLFLSHRLVIADVGEIPLLEDYLKYWQKEFEQHELEEYCTTMLLDQLPDGSPGKNEKYYLLSDILPKDFELRTKLKKERLEKALAQHQFELTDRNFTRECLYCRDVITGLRSLYLEHLFTKHFLQLGKPENLIYIDELIAKVQDNLENLICLYCEKVFKDRVTLKEHMRKKAHKRINPNNKAYDKYFLQNYKFPDHITHTRNQQKRHKNAPKQKQPETTTATGQRTRSASQRTADSVDFEQRFAHKSEDSDSDWSDWNGDDESVQPLNCLYCQQQSQDFTTFKQHLLQEHKVDFEAVVKELNFYQKVKVVNYIRRQVCLMRCVSCNGRFESQELLLKHLQEEQHFGIGSQKQWDKPEYFFPTYEDDGLLCILDDNPNDDMDDTVVRIISEDPVAQINKDAERLSLENFNFL; this is encoded by the coding sequence ATGGAAACATCTTCCAAAACTACTAATAAAAGTTCCATATTACCGGTATTAACATTTCAAGCCACATCAGCACaacaaaataaaagcgataACTCTCCTATAACGTGTATAAAATGTGAGGAAACATTTCAGTTTCCACAACAACAAGATGACTACTTAGGTCATCTATTTCTAAGCCATCGTTTGGTCATAGCTGATGTTGGTGAAATACCCTTGCTAGAGGATTATCTTAAATATTGGCAAAAAGAGTTTGAACAACATGAATTAGAGGAATATTGCACGACCATGCTGTTAGATCAATTGCCAGATGGTTCACCAGGCAAAAATGAAAAGTACTATTTATTAAGTGATATATTACCCAAGGATTTTGAGTTGAGGACCAAACTTAAGAAAGAACGTTTGGAAAAAGCTTTGGCACAACATCAATTTGAACTGACGGATCGTAATTTTACAAGGGAATGTTTATACTGTCGGGATGTTATTACCGGTTTACGATCTTTGTATTTGGAACATCTCTTCACCAAACACTTTTTACAATTGGGCAAACCTGAGAATCTTATTTACATAGATGAGCTTATAGCCAAAGTGCAAGATAATTTGGAAAATCTTATTTGTCTTTATTGTGAAAAGGTGTTTAAAGATCGTGTCACTCTTAAGGAACATATGCGCAAAAAGGCTCATAAAAGAATAAATCCTAATAATAAAGcttatgataaatattttctgCAAAATTACAAGTTTCCCGATCATATAACACATACCAGAAATCAACAGAAAAGGCATAAAAACGCacctaaacaaaaacaaccagaaacaacaacagcaacaggcCAAAGAACTAGATCTGCTTCACAACGCACTGCCGATAGTGTGGATTTTGAGCAAAGATTTGCCCACAAATCGGAAGACAGCGATTCTGATTGGTCCGATTGGAATGGTGATGATGAATCTGTACAACCCTTAAATTGTCTCTATTGTCAGCAACAATCCCAAGATTTCACCACTTTCAAACAACATTTATTGCAAGAACATAAAGTAGATTTTGAGGCTGTTGTCAAGGAGTTAAATTTCTATCAAAAAGTCAAAGTAGTCAATTATATACGAAGACAAGTTTGTCTTATGCGCTGTGTTAGTTGCAATGGACGTTTTGAAAGCCAGGAATTGCTCTTAAAACATTTACAAGAGGAGCAACATTTTGGCATTGGTTCTCAGAAACAATGGGATAAACCGGAATATTTCTTTCCCACCTATGAAGATGATGGTTTACTATGTATTTTAGATGATAATCCTAACGATGATATGGATGATACGGTTGTGCGTATAATTTCAGAGGATCCTGTAGCTCAAATAAATAAGGACGCAGAAAGATTGTCATtagagaattttaattttttgtaa
- the LOC111688929 gene encoding pre-mRNA-splicing factor Syf2, which translates to MEKEKTAAEKLAERKERLRSLHKLRQEARTHNHQEVVAEDARKKLPNNWEARKRQADWLLADEKAREEAKAQGKDYDRLKLLEVSALDAEKIEKKKKKKNPDLGFSTFEAQTARQYSRLVKNMPARDMEKYEKQKEELGEAFYGGPNTILHGLVKDKPSAINNMVKDLEQQIDRRKKYSRRRIYNDDADVDFINERNSKFNKKLERFYGEHTAEIKQNLERGTAI; encoded by the coding sequence ATGGAAAAGGAGAAAACTGCTGCCGAAAAACTAGCCGAACGCAAAGAACGTCTACGTAGTTTGCACAAACTCAGACAGGAGGCAAGAACCCACAATCACCAAGAGGTCGTAGCAGAAGATGCCCGTAAAAAACTGCCAAACAATTGGGAGGCACGCAAGAGACAAGCAGACTGGCTACTAGCAGACGAAAAGGCTAGAGAAGAAGCCAAAGCCCAAGGAAAAGACTATGACCGTCTTAAACTACTAGAAGTCTCTGCCTTGGATGCTGAAAAgatagaaaagaaaaagaagaagaaaaatccTGATCTTGGATTCTCCACCTTCGAAGCACAGACTGCACGTCAATATAGTCGTTTAGTGAAAAATATGCCTGCTCGTGATATGGAAaagtatgaaaaacaaaaagaagaattGGGTGAAGCTTTCTATGGCGGACCCAATACTATACTTCACGGTCTGGTTAAGGATAAACCGTCGGCTATTAATAATATGGTTAAGGATTTGGAACAGCAGATCGATAGACGTAAGAAATACTCTAGAAGACGTATTTACAATGACGATGCCGATGTGGACTTTATCAATGAACGTAATTCTAAATTCAATAAGAAATTGGAGAGATTCTATGGTGAGCATACGGCAGAGATTAAACAGAATTTGGAAAGAGGTACGGCTATTTAG